In one Butyrivibrio proteoclasticus B316 genomic region, the following are encoded:
- a CDS encoding cellulose binding domain-containing protein, whose product MFKKKSVLVSTLLVVAMSFNMISFNSFAEEAPDEESEVTYVLPEAPEEETEVFPEEPVVAEESADPGYKVTFALLEDWGDGYNAGVTIENTSDRVIEDWKLSMAYDAPDFTTIWNGVVESHENGVFVINNCGWNQDIPVGGSVFFGFSVGAAFNGEPTDFKNLNAKTDTQEEDYTVTYEVIADWGAGFTGQVTITNNTDKTIEDWGLEFDFANEITQIWNGIIEQHENGRYVIKNAVYNQNIPAGESVSFGFNVVAPWDNPDVTVDSSAQINDYVLTKYSEEAEALILAIYGRVIHAVNGSSIEGAVVRLREGKDNQEGDFIAEAVSTENGDVQFAVKEGDYTAEVSIDGFITGYFNVTAVEQESIEPVIMAISPVLPEGQYRIVLTWNPTPKDLDSHLDIYGEDGGKVASVFYSKKKLSSNGEVVATLDVDNTRGLGPETITIDIDNEYFKGKTLKYVAYNYSRTPVITESGATVNVYKGSVLVDTFEVPTSGSGNAWYVFDIDADGVHEVNELIQYSYSNT is encoded by the coding sequence ATGTTCAAGAAAAAGAGTGTTTTGGTTTCGACGTTATTAGTAGTAGCAATGTCTTTTAACATGATCTCATTCAATTCTTTTGCTGAAGAAGCGCCTGATGAGGAGTCTGAAGTAACATACGTGCTGCCAGAAGCGCCCGAAGAAGAGACGGAAGTTTTCCCTGAAGAGCCTGTTGTAGCAGAAGAATCTGCAGATCCCGGATACAAGGTTACATTTGCTCTCCTTGAAGATTGGGGAGATGGATACAATGCAGGTGTTACTATCGAGAATACGAGCGATAGGGTTATCGAAGACTGGAAACTGAGCATGGCCTATGACGCTCCAGATTTTACAACAATCTGGAACGGCGTTGTAGAAAGCCATGAAAACGGCGTGTTTGTTATTAATAACTGCGGCTGGAATCAGGATATTCCGGTTGGCGGATCTGTATTCTTTGGATTCAGCGTTGGTGCAGCTTTTAATGGCGAACCCACTGATTTTAAAAACCTGAATGCCAAGACAGATACGCAAGAAGAAGACTACACAGTCACTTATGAAGTTATAGCAGACTGGGGGGCAGGCTTCACAGGCCAGGTAACTATCACGAACAATACTGACAAGACTATTGAGGACTGGGGACTTGAATTTGATTTTGCCAATGAAATCACACAGATATGGAACGGCATTATCGAACAGCACGAGAACGGAAGATATGTTATAAAGAATGCAGTTTACAATCAGAATATTCCGGCAGGAGAATCTGTATCTTTCGGATTCAACGTAGTTGCTCCCTGGGATAATCCCGATGTTACAGTAGATTCCTCCGCGCAGATAAATGACTATGTGCTGACCAAGTATTCAGAAGAGGCTGAAGCACTTATTCTCGCAATCTATGGACGTGTTATACATGCTGTAAACGGATCTTCAATTGAAGGTGCTGTTGTAAGGCTTCGTGAAGGTAAAGACAATCAGGAAGGTGACTTCATTGCAGAAGCAGTCTCAACTGAAAATGGAGATGTACAGTTTGCTGTAAAGGAAGGAGATTACACTGCAGAAGTATCAATCGATGGTTTCATTACCGGATACTTTAACGTTACCGCAGTGGAGCAGGAATCAATAGAACCTGTAATAATGGCTATTTCACCGGTGCTTCCTGAAGGACAGTACAGAATAGTACTCACATGGAATCCTACTCCCAAAGATCTGGATTCGCATCTGGATATTTATGGGGAGGATGGTGGAAAGGTCGCCAGCGTTTTCTACAGTAAGAAAAAACTTAGCAGCAACGGCGAAGTTGTAGCAACTTTAGATGTTGATAATACCCGCGGATTAGGACCGGAAACTATAACTATAGATATCGACAACGAATATTTTAAAGGAAAAACGCTTAAGTATGTTGCCTATAACTACAGCCGCACCCCTGTGATAACAGAATCAGGAGCAACCGTCAACGTATACAAGGGAAGCGTTCTTGTGGACACATTTGAAGTTCCTACAAGCGGCAGCGGTAATGCATGGTATGTATTTGATATTGACGCAGATGGGGTTCATGAAGTGAACGAATTGATTCAATACAGTTACAGTAATACATAA
- a CDS encoding endo-1,4-beta-xylanase, producing the protein MKKRLAVALCLMLFGGAVIGNSVDVQAASVVNGSYVKADNENNPLVTQNYGADPGVLVYNDTVYVYTTNDTQEFAGNNENTYGKINTLNCYSSKDMVNWTDHGSFKIAGSSGAAKWASNSWAPCIATKKINGKDKFFLYFANNGGGIGVLTADSPTGPWSDPIGRALVNGSTPGASGVVWMFDPAVLVDSDGTGYLYFGGGVPNGQAAHPKTARVIKLGSNMISTSGSAVTIDAPYLFEDSGINKIGNTYYYSYCSNWNCANGFNNAAIEYMTSSSPMGPFTYQGEIMKNPGVFFSGSTGNNHHMIFEFKGSYYMAYHTRSVESKVIGKSLGYRTTQIDKINVSGGRISSLTPSMSGVSQLSYVNPYEAVQAETMFTQSGIGVQGNGDGVAWVNNISNGDYTKVKGVNFSNGLGSITVNVNSRGSGTVQVRENSPSGNLLGTINLSNTNGKNADFTGTMKNVSGVKNICFVFNGNFEFDYWKAQAPGEAAGGNQGGNENQGNTGNQGGNQGNTGNQSSDNKVECENMTRSGQYAGVISSPFNGVALYANNDTVSFDQYFAYDTHNVTLRGCSNNSNMAKVVLKIGGEEKGTFYYGDEYPAEYTIESVKHGTGVQTVELTITSDDGTWDAYVDYLTWGNGSGSSQGNTGNQGGNQGNTGNQGGNQGNTGNQGQVVEANLRNTYGAQYGYSGTCINLYQLRDAGQLNFLKTHYNSITLENEMKPDALLGGSARLISVNDAKSRGYYIPDGYSEQYVPQINFNTVDEVMKICYQNGLKMRAHTLVWHSQTPSWFFRNGYSGNGGFVNQSTMDKRLEMYVKTVMNHVYNSQYGSVVYAWDVANEVIHANNSGWEAVYGNNRTNATYVKKAFNYAYDCLEYFKLTDSVKLFYNDYNTYMEVNNVIKLVNYINQGKKVCAGVGMQSHLGTGFPSVDYYTTALRSFLNAGFEVQITEMDITNKGDSDMATYAYNLFKNINSLKKNGGKITSITWWGLSDQTTWISNSAPLLFSRPGTPKQAYNKVIQAYTETFGQPTAGGGSNTPEINPDPSGNQGGNQGGSQEQTPVVNENSTARIEDGWYYIKGVQSQKYLTVEGNKADGWNSVIISSGSGVDGQKWYVSNVSDGYITLTSKLGNIMMDVANGEDTDGANVGTYQGYGGDAQQFIVKNTANSGYYTIGTKASGASKYLDCYEKKTDDGTNVVQWTYNGNPNQQWQFEKVKDETAQPGEGGNTGSGEQTDPSQGSGEQGQTDPGQGGQQEDPNQGQTDPTPVGTGLELTYSINSWGSGYQVSYKITNSTGNAVNTWTLKIAKDQLNIDSSWNVNVKTDGNYYVITPVDWNSYIANGQSIEFGSLGVGQVGNSFEYTLN; encoded by the coding sequence ATGAAAAAACGTTTAGCGGTAGCACTTTGCCTGATGCTGTTTGGGGGAGCGGTAATCGGAAATAGTGTTGACGTACAGGCGGCTAGTGTAGTAAATGGCAGCTATGTAAAAGCTGACAATGAGAACAACCCGCTTGTAACACAGAACTACGGCGCAGACCCGGGAGTACTTGTGTATAATGACACTGTTTACGTTTACACAACAAACGACACTCAGGAGTTTGCAGGCAACAACGAAAACACTTATGGTAAGATCAACACACTTAATTGCTACTCATCCAAGGATATGGTCAACTGGACAGACCATGGCAGTTTCAAGATCGCTGGAAGTAGCGGTGCAGCAAAATGGGCATCCAATTCATGGGCACCATGTATTGCAACCAAGAAGATCAATGGTAAAGACAAGTTTTTCCTTTATTTTGCCAACAATGGCGGCGGAATCGGTGTTTTGACAGCAGATTCACCTACAGGACCTTGGTCAGATCCTATAGGAAGAGCACTTGTAAACGGCAGCACACCTGGAGCAAGTGGAGTTGTATGGATGTTTGATCCTGCAGTACTTGTTGATTCAGACGGTACAGGCTATCTTTACTTTGGCGGCGGTGTTCCTAACGGACAGGCTGCACATCCCAAGACAGCTCGAGTTATCAAACTTGGCAGCAACATGATCTCTACATCAGGTTCTGCTGTAACAATTGATGCACCTTATCTTTTTGAGGATTCAGGCATCAACAAGATTGGAAATACCTATTACTATTCATACTGTTCTAACTGGAATTGCGCAAACGGCTTTAATAACGCAGCTATAGAATATATGACAAGCTCAAGCCCTATGGGACCTTTCACATATCAGGGCGAGATCATGAAGAACCCCGGAGTATTCTTCTCAGGTTCTACAGGCAATAACCACCACATGATCTTTGAGTTCAAGGGCAGCTACTACATGGCTTATCACACAAGATCTGTTGAGTCTAAGGTTATCGGTAAGAGCCTTGGCTACAGAACAACACAGATCGATAAGATCAATGTATCAGGCGGCAGGATTAGCTCACTTACACCTTCAATGTCAGGTGTTTCACAGCTTTCATATGTAAATCCTTATGAGGCTGTTCAGGCTGAGACAATGTTTACACAGAGCGGAATCGGTGTTCAGGGTAACGGCGATGGTGTTGCCTGGGTAAACAACATTTCAAATGGCGATTACACCAAGGTTAAGGGTGTTAATTTCTCCAATGGACTTGGATCTATCACTGTTAATGTTAACAGCAGAGGTTCAGGAACAGTTCAGGTTAGAGAGAATAGCCCAAGCGGAAACCTCCTTGGAACGATCAATCTTTCTAATACAAATGGTAAAAATGCTGATTTCACAGGCACAATGAAGAATGTTTCAGGTGTCAAGAATATCTGCTTTGTATTCAACGGAAACTTTGAGTTTGATTACTGGAAGGCTCAGGCTCCAGGAGAGGCAGCAGGCGGAAATCAGGGCGGCAATGAGAATCAGGGCAATACAGGAAATCAGGGCGGCAACCAGGGTAACACAGGCAACCAGTCAAGCGACAATAAGGTTGAATGTGAGAACATGACCAGAAGTGGTCAGTATGCAGGCGTTATCAGCAGCCCATTCAATGGTGTGGCTCTTTATGCTAACAACGATACTGTAAGCTTTGATCAGTATTTTGCTTATGATACACACAACGTAACACTTCGCGGATGCTCTAACAACAGCAACATGGCCAAGGTTGTTCTCAAGATAGGTGGAGAAGAAAAGGGAACATTCTATTATGGCGATGAGTACCCTGCAGAGTACACAATAGAGAGCGTTAAGCACGGAACCGGTGTTCAGACTGTAGAACTTACAATTACATCAGATGATGGAACATGGGATGCATATGTTGATTACCTCACATGGGGCAATGGATCAGGATCATCTCAGGGTAACACAGGCAACCAGGGTGGAAACCAGGGTAACACAGGAAATCAGGGCGGCAATCAGGGCAACACAGGAAATCAGGGACAGGTTGTAGAAGCCAACCTCCGCAATACCTATGGTGCTCAGTATGGCTACTCAGGAACATGTATCAACCTTTACCAGCTCAGAGATGCCGGACAGCTTAACTTCCTCAAGACACATTACAACAGCATCACTCTTGAGAATGAGATGAAGCCTGATGCACTTCTTGGCGGCTCTGCAAGACTTATTTCTGTAAATGATGCTAAGAGCAGAGGATATTACATCCCTGACGGATACAGCGAGCAGTATGTTCCACAGATCAACTTCAATACAGTTGATGAAGTTATGAAGATCTGCTATCAGAACGGCCTTAAGATGAGAGCTCATACACTTGTATGGCATTCACAGACACCTAGCTGGTTCTTTAGAAACGGCTATTCAGGAAATGGCGGATTTGTAAACCAGTCTACAATGGACAAGCGTCTTGAGATGTATGTCAAGACAGTTATGAACCATGTTTACAACAGCCAGTATGGCTCTGTAGTATATGCATGGGACGTAGCAAACGAAGTTATTCATGCAAACAACTCAGGTTGGGAAGCTGTTTACGGCAACAACAGAACAAATGCAACTTATGTTAAAAAAGCTTTCAACTATGCGTATGATTGCCTTGAGTACTTCAAACTTACAGATTCAGTTAAGCTCTTTTACAATGATTACAATACATACATGGAAGTTAACAATGTGATCAAGCTTGTTAACTACATCAACCAGGGTAAAAAAGTTTGCGCAGGTGTTGGTATGCAGTCTCACCTCGGAACAGGCTTCCCTTCAGTTGATTATTACACAACAGCACTTAGATCATTCTTAAATGCTGGATTTGAAGTTCAGATCACAGAGATGGATATCACCAACAAGGGTGACAGCGATATGGCAACATATGCTTACAATCTCTTCAAGAACATCAACAGCCTCAAGAAGAATGGTGGCAAGATCACAAGTATCACATGGTGGGGACTTTCAGATCAGACAACATGGATTAGCAACTCAGCTCCACTTCTGTTCTCAAGACCTGGCACACCTAAGCAGGCTTATAACAAGGTAATCCAGGCTTATACAGAGACCTTTGGTCAGCCTACAGCAGGCGGCGGATCAAATACACCAGAGATCAATCCTGATCCTTCAGGAAATCAGGGTGGAAACCAGGGCGGATCACAGGAACAGACACCTGTTGTAAATGAGAATTCAACTGCACGTATTGAAGATGGCTGGTACTATATCAAGGGTGTTCAGTCTCAGAAGTACCTCACAGTTGAGGGCAACAAGGCAGATGGTTGGAACAGTGTTATTATCAGTTCAGGATCAGGTGTAGATGGCCAGAAGTGGTATGTTTCAAACGTATCTGATGGCTACATCACTCTTACCAGCAAGCTTGGAAATATCATGATGGACGTAGCTAATGGTGAGGATACTGATGGTGCTAATGTTGGTACATATCAGGGATATGGCGGAGATGCTCAGCAGTTTATAGTTAAGAACACTGCTAATTCCGGATATTACACAATTGGAACTAAGGCTTCAGGAGCAAGCAAGTATCTTGATTGCTACGAGAAGAAGACAGATGATGGCACAAACGTAGTTCAGTGGACATACAATGGAAATCCTAACCAGCAGTGGCAGTTTGAGAAGGTTAAGGATGAGACAGCTCAGCCTGGCGAAGGTGGAAACACAGGAAGTGGCGAGCAGACAGATCCAAGCCAGGGTTCAGGCGAACAGGGTCAGACAGATCCAGGCCAGGGCGGACAGCAGGAAGATCCTAATCAGGGTCAGACAGATCCTACTCCTGTAGGAACAGGGCTCGAGCTTACATATTCAATCAATAGCTGGGGCTCAGGCTATCAGGTTAGCTACAAGATCACAAACAGCACAGGCAATGCTGTTAACACATGGACTCTTAAGATTGCCAAGGATCAGCTCAATATTGATTCCAGCTGGAATGTAAATGTTAAGACAGATGGCAATTACTATGTGATCACACCTGTAGACTGGAACAGCTACATTGCAAATGGCCAGAGTATCGAATTTGGTTCTCTTGGCGTAGGACAGGTAGGTAATTCTTTCGAGTATACACTTAACTGA
- a CDS encoding CPBP family intramembrane glutamic endopeptidase, translated as MRKVSIINYIEVILISIGCTLILTFLFNQLGLTDNASYREIAEHQFYGHKTLVDALMEYCFVSPLFEEAIFRYVLFNLILFVLLLVKDPKRYRNRFTIPEILMKTDTFMDFLYVESVSPSVESEDSVDGYRERKEFDDNSYSLIFSHLSQLTKQAHIAVWATALLFGIYHGNLVQGVYAVIMGLVITYSYAVYRRFSVPVIAHICANAVSLLLVYL; from the coding sequence ATGAGGAAAGTTTCAATCATAAATTACATAGAAGTTATACTGATCAGCATTGGCTGTACGCTGATTTTGACATTTCTTTTTAACCAGCTTGGTCTTACTGATAACGCTTCTTATCGTGAAATAGCAGAGCATCAGTTTTACGGGCACAAAACACTTGTTGATGCTTTGATGGAATACTGCTTTGTTTCACCGTTATTCGAGGAAGCTATCTTTAGATATGTCCTATTCAATCTTATATTGTTCGTCCTTTTACTGGTTAAAGATCCTAAACGCTACAGAAATCGCTTTACTATTCCTGAAATTCTTATGAAAACAGATACATTTATGGATTTTCTATACGTTGAGTCCGTGTCACCATCAGTTGAATCTGAAGATAGTGTGGACGGATATCGAGAAAGAAAAGAATTCGACGACAATAGTTATAGTTTAATTTTTAGTCACCTCTCCCAACTTACAAAGCAAGCTCATATTGCTGTTTGGGCTACAGCTCTTTTATTTGGAATATACCATGGAAATCTGGTTCAAGGCGTATATGCAGTCATAATGGGACTTGTTATTACATATAGCTACGCTGTTTACCGCCGATTCTCAGTCCCTGTGATAGCTCATATCTGCGCTAATGCGGTATCTCTTTTGCTGGTGTATCTATGA
- a CDS encoding peptidylprolyl isomerase: protein MAQNPIVTITMENGDVIKAELYPEIAPNTVNNFISLINKNFYDGLIFHRVINGFMLQGGDPEGTGMGGPGYDIKGEFSSNGFKNDLKHTEGVLSMARSMMPDSAGSQFFIMHKKAPHLDGDYAAFGKVTEGMEIVNKIAEVDTDWNDRPVTPQVMKTVTVETFGVDYPEPEKA from the coding sequence ATGGCACAGAACCCAATAGTAACAATAACAATGGAAAATGGAGATGTTATCAAGGCTGAGCTCTATCCTGAGATTGCGCCAAACACAGTTAACAACTTCATTTCTCTTATCAATAAGAATTTCTATGATGGTCTTATTTTCCATCGCGTTATAAACGGATTCATGCTTCAGGGTGGAGATCCTGAGGGAACTGGAATGGGAGGCCCTGGCTATGATATCAAGGGTGAGTTCTCTTCAAACGGATTCAAGAATGATCTTAAGCACACAGAGGGTGTTCTTTCTATGGCAAGATCAATGATGCCTGATTCAGCAGGTTCACAGTTCTTTATCATGCACAAGAAGGCTCCACACCTTGATGGTGACTACGCTGCATTTGGTAAGGTTACAGAGGGAATGGAAATAGTTAATAAAATAGCTGAAGTTGACACTGACTGGAACGATCGCCCTGTAACACCTCAGGTTATGAAGACAGTTACTGTAGAAACATTCGGTGTTGATTATCCGGAACCTGAGAAGGCTTGA
- a CDS encoding oxidoreductase: MAQINDPMIINKTRIKNRLTMAPTVKFDYAGADGKVTRKHIDHYRERAEHGCGLICVEATAVTPDGRFGKIHLGLWNDEQIEGHKAITEACHDNGAAVMIQLNHTGITSNPECGEAIGPSRVPVRDGSSFSKEMTVDEIHKMQDAFVDAAIRAQKAGYYGIQLHGCHGYLINQFISKKTNLRNDEYGGSITNRARFAVEIIHRIREACGEDFLISIRTAGIEPDVKTAIEIAEEYVKAGCDYLQVSTGIEWDDPSLKEDDSKPYNNICELGIRFHDHFKGRVPVSCVNGIYEPELAKYLVENDLVDTVDLGKAILADPAFCEAVLEGREYVKCLQCPRCQYGPGMPHKCPAEMKRIGLL; the protein is encoded by the coding sequence ATGGCACAAATAAATGATCCAATGATCATTAACAAGACTAGAATAAAGAACCGTCTTACAATGGCGCCAACTGTTAAGTTTGACTATGCAGGAGCGGATGGTAAGGTTACGAGGAAACATATAGATCATTATAGAGAGAGGGCAGAGCACGGATGCGGCCTTATCTGTGTTGAGGCAACTGCTGTAACTCCTGATGGAAGATTTGGTAAGATTCATTTGGGATTATGGAATGACGAGCAGATAGAAGGCCACAAGGCTATCACTGAGGCCTGTCATGATAATGGAGCTGCGGTAATGATCCAGCTTAATCACACAGGAATAACGTCCAATCCTGAATGCGGAGAGGCAATAGGACCTTCAAGAGTTCCTGTAAGGGATGGAAGCTCTTTTTCAAAAGAAATGACAGTAGATGAAATCCATAAGATGCAAGACGCCTTTGTTGATGCCGCAATTAGGGCTCAGAAGGCAGGCTATTATGGAATCCAGCTTCATGGTTGCCACGGATATCTGATAAATCAGTTTATTTCTAAAAAGACAAACCTTAGAAATGATGAGTATGGTGGAAGCATCACAAACAGAGCAAGATTTGCTGTAGAAATAATTCACAGGATAAGAGAGGCATGTGGTGAAGATTTCCTTATTTCTATCAGAACAGCAGGAATAGAGCCTGATGTGAAAACTGCAATCGAAATTGCAGAAGAATATGTTAAGGCGGGCTGCGATTATCTCCAGGTTTCAACTGGTATAGAATGGGATGATCCATCACTTAAGGAAGATGATTCCAAGCCATATAATAACATTTGTGAACTTGGCATAAGATTCCATGATCATTTCAAGGGACGAGTTCCTGTATCCTGTGTTAATGGGATATATGAGCCTGAACTAGCCAAATATCTCGTTGAAAATGACCTTGTAGATACAGTTGATCTTGGAAAAGCCATTCTTGCTGATCCGGCGTTTTGTGAAGCAGTATTAGAGGGACGTGAGTATGTGAAATGCCTGCAGTGTCCTAGATGCCAGTACGGACCTGGCATGCCACACAAGTGCCCGGCTGAGATGAAAAGAATAGGTCTATTATAG
- a CDS encoding acylphosphatase yields the protein MIKRFRLCFYGMVQGVGFRYTAMHAANMYRLTGYVKNEYDGSVTCEVQGDEDAIDRFVATIRNGRFIDISSIDRTTMEIIADERSFEVRY from the coding sequence ATGATAAAGAGATTCAGGCTTTGCTTTTATGGAATGGTGCAGGGAGTGGGATTCAGATACACTGCCATGCATGCAGCAAATATGTACAGGCTCACAGGATATGTAAAAAATGAATATGATGGGTCGGTAACCTGTGAAGTCCAGGGGGATGAAGATGCTATTGACAGGTTTGTGGCTACTATCCGTAATGGGAGATTTATCGACATATCAAGTATAGACAGGACAACAATGGAAATCATAGCTGATGAACGTTCTTTTGAAGTAAGGTATTGA
- a CDS encoding ABC transporter ATP-binding protein — protein sequence MKFSGQNMTVGYDDRSIINGLNIDIPEGKFSVIIGPNGCGKSTLLKSFAKLLRPQQGNVLLDGKSIYEIPTLRLARQIGLLPQSPLVPSGITVADLVSRGRFPYQNFLGQLSKADYEAISAAMEAMGIMDLADKPVDSLSGGQRQRVWIALVLAQDTDILLLDEPTTYLDIAYQVEILDCLEKLNEYKKTTIVAILHDINLSIRYADHIFAMKGGKLIAEGAPRDIITTDLMRQIYGLECSIIEDPETLDPYVIPRSSVMRHAERY from the coding sequence ATGAAATTTTCCGGACAGAACATGACTGTTGGTTATGATGACAGATCGATCATAAATGGCCTGAATATAGATATTCCTGAAGGGAAATTCAGTGTAATAATTGGTCCTAACGGCTGTGGAAAATCAACTCTTTTAAAGAGCTTTGCAAAACTTTTAAGGCCGCAGCAAGGAAATGTACTCTTAGATGGCAAATCCATTTACGAAATTCCTACTCTCCGCCTCGCAAGACAGATTGGACTTCTCCCTCAGTCACCGCTTGTTCCCAGCGGTATTACAGTTGCTGACCTGGTATCAAGGGGAAGATTTCCATATCAGAATTTCCTTGGTCAGCTCTCCAAGGCTGATTATGAAGCTATTTCTGCGGCTATGGAAGCTATGGGCATTATGGATCTGGCCGATAAGCCGGTGGATTCTCTCTCCGGAGGCCAGCGTCAGAGAGTATGGATAGCTCTTGTGCTTGCTCAGGATACAGATATTCTGCTGCTTGATGAGCCAACGACCTATCTCGATATTGCTTATCAGGTTGAGATTCTTGATTGCCTTGAGAAATTAAACGAATATAAGAAGACAACGATAGTTGCAATCCTGCACGATATCAACTTATCTATAAGATATGCAGATCACATTTTTGCCATGAAAGGTGGAAAACTTATAGCAGAAGGTGCTCCCAGAGATATCATAACAACTGATCTTATGAGACAGATTTACGGGCTCGAATGCTCTATAATTGAGGATCCTGAGACACTTGATCCTTATGTAATTCCAAGGAGCAGTGTTATGAGACATGCAGAACGGTATTAA
- a CDS encoding FecCD family ABC transporter permease produces the protein MYNTESTLKKIYRKSYHRNLICTLTLLFVITVLGILMMTIGNTNYSISQVVKALFIDQSSKASYTIISLRLPRLIVGGLAGFSFGIAGYTFQSLLRNPLASPDIIGITSGSSAAAVFCILIIGVSGALASFFSVIAGLAVTAIIFLLSGKGNGFGTKMILIGIGMQAVLNALISWMLLVGSEYDVGTALRWLRGSLNSVTLSDIPAVAITTVMCGGLMFVCNRYLRIMQLGDEFASTLGSPINLVRICCMVCALVLSAVATSATGPIASIAFLSGPIAVGITRNGKNAMLISGLVGTALVYAAELASKNLFSTKYPVGVITGILGAPYLLFLLLRLNRKGDKI, from the coding sequence ATGTATAATACCGAAAGTACACTAAAAAAAATATATAGAAAATCATATCATCGTAACCTCATCTGTACTCTGACGTTACTGTTTGTAATAACAGTCCTGGGAATACTGATGATGACGATAGGTAATACCAATTATTCTATTTCTCAGGTTGTGAAAGCCCTTTTTATAGATCAGTCTTCAAAAGCCTCTTACACTATCATTTCATTAAGGCTTCCAAGGCTGATTGTAGGCGGGCTTGCAGGTTTTTCTTTTGGAATTGCAGGCTATACTTTCCAGAGTCTCTTGCGTAATCCTCTGGCAAGTCCCGACATAATAGGTATCACCTCCGGTTCTTCTGCTGCCGCTGTTTTCTGCATTCTTATCATCGGAGTAAGCGGCGCTTTGGCCTCTTTTTTCTCTGTTATAGCGGGGCTTGCAGTGACAGCAATAATATTCCTGTTATCGGGAAAGGGAAACGGCTTTGGAACCAAGATGATCCTGATTGGGATTGGTATGCAGGCTGTTCTAAATGCTCTTATATCCTGGATGCTGCTCGTAGGTTCTGAATATGACGTTGGAACTGCCCTCAGATGGCTTCGCGGAAGTCTTAACTCTGTGACTCTTTCTGACATTCCGGCTGTTGCGATCACAACTGTTATGTGCGGCGGACTGATGTTTGTATGTAACAGATACCTCAGGATCATGCAGCTTGGAGATGAGTTTGCAAGTACGCTTGGTTCTCCGATCAACCTTGTGAGGATCTGCTGCATGGTATGCGCACTTGTTTTATCTGCTGTTGCTACTTCTGCTACAGGGCCGATTGCATCTATAGCTTTTTTATCTGGTCCAATTGCTGTGGGCATAACAAGAAATGGCAAAAATGCCATGTTGATATCAGGTCTTGTGGGCACAGCTCTGGTTTACGCAGCAGAGCTTGCTTCCAAAAACCTTTTCAGCACCAAATATCCCGTAGGCGTCATTACCGGAATCCTTGGTGCGCCTTATTTACTATTTTTATTACTTCGTCTTAACAGGAAGGGGGATAAGATATAA